One window of Agromyces rhizosphaerae genomic DNA carries:
- a CDS encoding MaoC family dehydratase, whose product MNETDAPGPAQPEAPAREVVQRGLWFEEFEPGVRYLHRPGRTVTEADNVLFSTLTMNPQALHLDAAWSAEQPFGQRLVNSMFTLATLVGASVSQLTQGTIVANLGFSEVAFPAPLFHGDTLYSETTVAEKRLSASRPGQGIVTLDHVGRNQHGDVVARARRSVLVQCRPEEETGA is encoded by the coding sequence ATGAACGAGACGGATGCCCCTGGGCCGGCGCAGCCCGAGGCGCCCGCGCGCGAGGTGGTGCAGCGGGGCCTCTGGTTCGAGGAGTTCGAGCCGGGCGTGCGCTACCTGCACCGCCCGGGGCGCACCGTGACCGAGGCCGACAACGTGCTGTTCTCGACCCTCACGATGAACCCGCAGGCGCTGCACCTCGACGCCGCGTGGTCGGCCGAGCAGCCGTTCGGGCAGCGCCTGGTGAACTCGATGTTCACGCTCGCGACGCTCGTCGGGGCATCCGTCTCGCAGCTCACGCAGGGCACGATCGTCGCGAACCTCGGGTTCTCCGAGGTCGCGTTCCCCGCCCCGCTGTTCCACGGCGACACGCTCTACAGCGAGACGACCGTCGCCGAGAAGCGGCTCTCGGCCTCGCGTCCGGGCCAGGGGATCGTCACACTGGATCACGTGGGTCGCAATCAGCACGGCGACGTCGTCGCCCGCGCTCGCCGGAGCGTGCTCGTACAGTGCCGGCCGGAGGAGGAGACGGGCGCATGA